Proteins encoded within one genomic window of Microbacterium sp. LKL04:
- a CDS encoding MBL fold metallo-hydrolase → MRVTKHEHACLRLDSEGKTLLIDPGSFTLPLDDLGNLVGVVLTHEHPDHWTPAQLDAIRSQAPTVPVFGPAGVAAAASDYDVTTVAVGDEVEIGPFRMRFFGGTHSLIHESIPVIDNLGVLVNDEFYYPGDSYAVPEGVDVGLLAAPVGAPWLKIGDAIDYVLAVKPRRAFGTHDMTLSRAGLAMHRDRLKWATEQNGGEFLELEPGESADL, encoded by the coding sequence ATGCGCGTTACGAAGCACGAACATGCCTGCCTCCGCCTCGACAGCGAGGGGAAGACCCTTCTCATCGATCCGGGTTCGTTCACCCTCCCCCTCGACGATCTGGGCAACCTGGTCGGTGTCGTCCTCACCCACGAGCACCCCGATCACTGGACTCCCGCCCAGCTCGACGCGATCCGATCGCAGGCGCCCACGGTGCCGGTGTTCGGGCCGGCCGGAGTGGCTGCCGCGGCATCCGACTACGACGTCACGACGGTGGCAGTCGGGGACGAGGTGGAGATCGGTCCGTTCCGGATGCGGTTCTTCGGCGGGACGCACTCCCTGATCCACGAATCGATCCCGGTCATCGACAACCTCGGTGTGCTCGTCAATGACGAGTTCTACTACCCCGGCGACTCGTACGCCGTCCCCGAGGGCGTCGACGTCGGGCTTCTCGCCGCGCCCGTCGGAGCGCCCTGGCTGAAGATCGGCGACGCGATCGACTACGTCCTCGCCGTGAAGCCCCGACGCGCGTTCGGCACCCACGACATGACGCTGTCGCGCGCCGGGCTCGCGATGCACCGCGACCGCCTCAAGTGGGCGACCGAGCAGAACGGCGGCGAGTTCCTCGAACTCGAACCGGGAGAGTCGGCCGACCTCTGA
- a CDS encoding DeoR/GlpR family DNA-binding transcription regulator, translated as MYATERQQQIEQLIVSDGRVAVMDLADRFSVTTETVRRDLAALERAGIVRRVHGGAVHRARASTAEASVAERASQRSGSKQAIARAAVDLLGSELDGALYLDAGTTTDAIAQLLVTGPHPAGDLEVVTHSMSVAHTLAGAQGIGLTAIGGRVRGLTAAAVGAQTVEAIARLRPDIAFIGTNGVAAGFGLSTPDPDEAAVKRAIVASARRVVVVADGDKFDAELLVSFASLSDVDVLLTDTTPGRILAEALREADVEVQLA; from the coding sequence ATGTACGCAACGGAGCGCCAGCAGCAGATCGAGCAGCTGATCGTCAGTGACGGCCGCGTCGCCGTCATGGACCTCGCCGACCGCTTCAGCGTCACGACCGAAACCGTCCGCCGCGACCTCGCCGCCCTCGAACGGGCCGGCATCGTGCGCCGCGTCCACGGGGGAGCGGTCCACCGTGCCCGCGCCAGCACCGCGGAGGCGTCCGTCGCCGAGCGCGCCTCGCAGCGCAGCGGCTCCAAGCAGGCGATCGCCCGTGCGGCGGTCGACCTCCTCGGCTCCGAGCTCGACGGTGCCCTGTACCTGGATGCGGGGACCACGACCGATGCCATCGCACAGCTCCTGGTGACCGGTCCCCATCCCGCCGGCGACCTCGAGGTCGTGACCCATTCGATGTCGGTCGCGCACACACTGGCCGGCGCGCAGGGAATCGGGCTGACCGCGATCGGCGGGCGTGTCCGGGGGCTGACCGCCGCGGCCGTCGGCGCGCAGACCGTGGAGGCGATCGCCCGCCTGCGACCGGACATCGCCTTCATCGGCACGAACGGCGTCGCCGCGGGCTTCGGCCTCAGCACCCCTGATCCCGATGAGGCGGCCGTCAAGCGCGCGATCGTCGCGTCCGCACGCCGGGTCGTCGTGGTCGCCGACGGCGACAAATTCGATGCAGAGCTCCTGGTCTCCTTCGCCTCGCTGTCGGACGTCGACGTGCTCCTGACCGACACGACGCCCGGAAGGATCCTCGCGGAAGCTCTCCGCGAGGCCGATGTGGAGGTCCAGCTCGCATGA
- a CDS encoding DUF262 domain-containing protein, translated as MSSATNVDATAVNTIDWLSASDTTIVVPVYQRQYRWDIGGCEQLLGDIRAVAGSDDGQTHFIGSILSTASTSADDDAHLVLIDGQQRVTTLMLLIAALHHTLREDDPALAAELEAVLVRRDDPRRTKLRPHRAWADVFESVVLDRRAPADADRASRFDDNYAFFRSQIRPDEAAGIWRGLRKLEHVSITLGVGANAQQIFESLNSTGEPLRDHELIHNYVLMGLSHAEQSEIENEYWLPIEANTGEQIGAFWRDYLVMLTGREVLVEGERGVYDAFRHEFPRLDRETLRANAAQWRELSEIYRLLLEPAETTDPAVARHFGAINVLGRGMFPIAMRLYRDHLRGELSASDLSQALTHVESLLLRRTVVGLPIDRLVARFCRAADEGMESLVLAIARITPSDERTRVGLRYGELPHAAFVLERLAGVDPDSDLVLEHILPTAPSDDWSGDGVRRWAALTDDEQNAHRALVNTLGNLTLLEEHLADRVFDASFPHKRTAYETSSVPLTREVAGAAAWSTAQIAARTEQLTARFMDAWRRPAVVGIDDDNLTPILDAKKRRGWPRGWQREFDYVEYRGEHWDVRDVRYLFNRVFARLWADSRQSVIDYSARQGGPVYPAMAWNGQWDQLGEGQYLYLGWDSKYMLSAVQGVLEEAGWASEVFVIYSYIGDAMR; from the coding sequence ATGAGCAGCGCCACGAACGTCGATGCGACCGCCGTCAACACGATCGATTGGCTCTCCGCCTCGGACACGACGATCGTCGTTCCGGTGTACCAGCGGCAGTACCGGTGGGACATCGGGGGGTGCGAGCAACTCCTCGGAGACATCCGCGCCGTCGCCGGCAGCGACGACGGTCAGACGCACTTCATCGGTTCCATCCTGTCGACCGCGAGCACATCGGCCGATGACGACGCGCACCTCGTCCTCATCGACGGACAGCAGCGCGTGACGACATTGATGCTGCTCATCGCCGCACTCCATCACACGCTCCGCGAGGACGATCCGGCCCTCGCGGCGGAGCTCGAGGCCGTCCTCGTGCGACGCGACGATCCCCGCCGGACGAAACTGCGTCCGCACCGGGCGTGGGCGGACGTCTTCGAGAGCGTGGTCCTGGACCGCCGCGCCCCCGCTGATGCCGACCGCGCATCGCGCTTCGACGACAACTACGCGTTCTTCCGGAGTCAGATCCGTCCTGACGAGGCTGCGGGGATCTGGCGCGGTCTGCGCAAGCTCGAACACGTGTCGATCACCCTGGGCGTAGGCGCCAACGCTCAGCAGATCTTCGAGAGCCTCAACTCGACGGGTGAGCCTCTCCGCGATCACGAGCTCATCCACAATTACGTCCTCATGGGGCTTTCTCACGCCGAGCAGAGCGAGATCGAGAACGAGTACTGGCTCCCGATCGAGGCGAACACCGGTGAGCAGATCGGCGCGTTCTGGCGGGACTACCTCGTCATGCTCACCGGTCGCGAGGTGCTCGTCGAGGGTGAGCGCGGGGTGTACGACGCGTTCCGGCACGAATTCCCCCGACTCGACCGAGAGACCCTCCGTGCGAACGCGGCGCAATGGCGGGAGCTGTCGGAGATCTACCGACTCCTGCTCGAACCGGCCGAAACGACGGATCCCGCGGTCGCGCGCCACTTCGGGGCGATCAACGTCCTCGGTCGCGGCATGTTCCCTATCGCGATGCGTCTGTATCGCGACCACCTGCGGGGCGAGCTGTCGGCATCCGATCTCTCTCAGGCCCTCACCCACGTCGAGTCGCTCCTGCTGCGTCGGACGGTCGTCGGCTTGCCGATCGACCGCCTGGTCGCCCGCTTCTGCCGGGCCGCGGACGAGGGCATGGAATCGCTCGTCCTCGCGATCGCGCGCATCACGCCCTCCGATGAGCGCACGCGGGTCGGCCTCCGCTACGGGGAGCTGCCGCACGCGGCTTTCGTCCTCGAGCGCCTCGCGGGAGTCGACCCCGATTCGGACCTCGTCCTCGAGCACATCCTGCCCACCGCTCCCTCTGACGACTGGAGCGGGGACGGGGTCCGCCGGTGGGCGGCTCTCACCGACGATGAGCAGAACGCGCACCGGGCACTCGTGAACACCCTCGGAAACCTGACCCTCCTCGAGGAGCACCTCGCGGACCGCGTGTTCGATGCGTCATTCCCCCACAAGCGCACGGCGTACGAGACGAGCTCGGTCCCGCTGACCCGTGAGGTCGCGGGCGCCGCGGCATGGTCGACGGCGCAGATCGCGGCGCGCACCGAACAGCTGACCGCCCGCTTCATGGATGCCTGGCGCCGGCCTGCCGTCGTGGGGATCGACGACGACAACCTGACGCCGATCCTCGATGCCAAGAAGCGGCGCGGCTGGCCGCGCGGCTGGCAGCGGGAGTTCGATTACGTCGAGTACCGCGGCGAGCACTGGGATGTGCGGGACGTCCGCTACCTCTTCAACCGAGTGTTCGCCCGACTCTGGGCAGACTCACGTCAGAGCGTCATCGACTACAGCGCACGCCAGGGTGGTCCGGTGTACCCCGCGATGGCGTGGAACGGTCAGTGGGACCAGCTGGGTGAGGGTCAGTACCTGTACCTCGGGTGGGATTCGAAGTACATGCTCTCCGCGGTCCAGGGCGTGCTCGAAGAGGCGGGCTGGGCGTCGGAGGTCTTCGTCATCTACTCCTACATCGGCGACGCGATGCGCTGA
- a CDS encoding HPr family phosphocarrier protein: protein MAERTATVASSSGLHARPAKLFVQAVKETGVPVTIAVPGGPDQNAGSILTLMGLGATQGTVVTLKAEGEGADEALDKLVAFIETDHDAE from the coding sequence ATGGCCGAACGGACCGCAACCGTCGCGAGCAGCTCTGGACTGCACGCCCGCCCCGCAAAGCTCTTCGTGCAGGCGGTCAAGGAGACGGGTGTGCCCGTCACGATCGCCGTTCCCGGCGGTCCCGATCAGAACGCCGGCAGCATCCTCACCCTCATGGGTCTGGGCGCGACGCAGGGCACTGTCGTGACGCTCAAGGCCGAGGGCGAGGGCGCCGATGAGGCGCTCGACAAGCTCGTCGCCTTCATCGAGACGGACCACGACGCCGAGTGA
- a CDS encoding 1-phosphofructokinase family hexose kinase, translating into MIVTLTTNPSLDRTISLGEPLRVGEVQAALGAREDAGGKGINVARVVAAASRPVLAVLPLDAADPFAVALAATGIPARIVPHDGATRANVTIADEAGTTTKLNLPGAAFTEADAAALTAAVVAATEGASWLVLAGSLAPGLPDDYYVTVIEAVRSVWGTAAPRIAVDTSGPALAAAVASGRPDLIKPNDEELAELAGRDLDTTVGLADAVAEIAAELVPARVGTALVTLGGDGAVLVTGDGSWHGSPPPTRVRSTVGAGDSSLAGYLLAEATGADPAERLRSGIRYGSAAAALPGTQPPTPNDLSTGEVPVRRLPQQENPTTGGHRD; encoded by the coding sequence ATGATCGTCACGCTGACCACGAACCCCTCGCTCGATCGCACCATCTCGCTCGGCGAGCCGCTGCGAGTCGGCGAAGTGCAGGCGGCGCTCGGTGCACGCGAGGATGCGGGTGGGAAGGGCATCAACGTCGCGCGGGTCGTTGCGGCGGCATCCCGTCCCGTTCTCGCGGTCCTGCCTCTCGATGCCGCCGACCCCTTCGCCGTGGCGTTGGCGGCCACCGGCATCCCCGCCCGGATCGTCCCGCACGACGGTGCCACCCGCGCCAACGTCACGATCGCCGACGAGGCGGGCACCACGACGAAGCTCAACCTTCCGGGTGCGGCGTTCACCGAAGCGGATGCCGCGGCCCTCACCGCCGCGGTCGTCGCCGCGACGGAGGGCGCCTCCTGGCTCGTCCTCGCCGGCTCGCTCGCCCCGGGATTGCCGGACGACTACTACGTCACCGTCATCGAGGCTGTCCGTTCGGTGTGGGGCACCGCGGCCCCTCGCATCGCCGTCGACACCTCGGGGCCGGCGCTCGCGGCCGCCGTCGCCTCGGGTCGCCCGGATCTCATCAAGCCGAACGACGAGGAACTGGCCGAGCTCGCCGGGCGGGACCTCGACACCACGGTCGGCCTCGCCGATGCCGTCGCCGAGATCGCCGCGGAGCTCGTGCCTGCGCGGGTCGGCACCGCACTCGTGACCCTCGGCGGCGACGGCGCGGTCCTCGTGACCGGCGACGGGTCCTGGCACGGCTCGCCGCCCCCGACGCGCGTCCGGAGCACCGTCGGCGCGGGGGACAGCTCGCTCGCCGGGTATCTCCTCGCCGAGGCGACCGGCGCCGACCCCGCAGAGCGCCTGCGCTCCGGCATCCGCTACGGATCCGCCGCCGCTGCCTTGCCCGGTACGCAACCCCCGACCCCGAACGACCTGTCGACCGGCGAGGTGCCGGTCCGACGACTCCCGCAGCAGGAAAACCCGACCACTGGAGGTCACCGTGACTGA
- the gltX gene encoding glutamate--tRNA ligase — protein sequence MSTAPHPLTTTASGSDVRVRFCPSPTGLPHVGMVRTALFNWAYARHTGGKMIFRVEDTDAARDSEESYRQLVDALTWLEIDWDEGVEKGGPHEPYRQSQRHDIYREVLDKLIASGAVYESYSTAEEIDARNVAAGRAKQLGYDNYDRTLTNEQKAAFRAEGREPAWRLRVPDEDVTYVDLIRGEVTFPAGSFPDFVVVRAGGIPLYTFTNPVDDALMGITHVLRGEDLMPSTARQLALYGALIDAGVTDFVPRFAHMPLVLGEEGTKKLSKRDPKADLFLQREKGFIHEGLLNYLSLLGWSIAADRDVFTRQELIEAFDIVNVNPNPARFDQKKAESINGDHIRMLEPGDFASRLVPYLVGAGVVSTPPTDVQREMLAKAAPLVQERMQMLGEAPGLLGFLFRDVETYDEDALKGLPANAAEVLAASIDALEGVQADAFRAETIQAALAGSLIDGLGLKPRVAYGPARVALSGRRVSPPLFESMELLGKDVSIARLEKLRATRG from the coding sequence ATGTCCACTGCACCGCACCCCCTCACCACGACCGCTTCCGGCTCGGACGTCCGCGTCCGCTTCTGCCCCTCGCCGACCGGCCTCCCGCACGTCGGCATGGTCCGCACCGCCCTGTTCAACTGGGCGTATGCGCGGCACACAGGCGGCAAGATGATCTTCCGCGTCGAGGACACCGACGCGGCGCGCGACAGCGAGGAGAGCTACCGTCAGCTCGTCGACGCGCTCACGTGGCTCGAGATCGACTGGGACGAGGGCGTGGAGAAGGGCGGACCGCACGAGCCGTACCGACAGTCTCAGCGCCACGACATCTACCGTGAGGTGCTCGACAAGCTGATAGCCAGCGGAGCGGTCTACGAGTCCTACTCGACGGCCGAGGAGATCGACGCTCGGAACGTCGCGGCGGGCCGCGCGAAGCAGCTCGGCTATGACAACTACGACCGAACCCTCACCAACGAACAGAAGGCCGCCTTCCGCGCCGAGGGGCGCGAGCCCGCGTGGCGCCTGCGTGTGCCCGACGAGGACGTCACCTACGTCGATCTCATCCGCGGCGAGGTCACCTTCCCCGCCGGGTCCTTCCCCGACTTCGTGGTCGTCCGCGCCGGCGGCATCCCGCTCTACACGTTCACCAACCCCGTCGACGACGCGCTCATGGGTATCACCCACGTCCTCCGCGGCGAGGACCTGATGCCGTCGACGGCGCGCCAGCTCGCGCTCTACGGTGCGCTGATCGACGCAGGGGTGACCGACTTCGTGCCGCGCTTCGCGCACATGCCGCTCGTGCTGGGCGAGGAGGGCACCAAGAAGCTCTCCAAGCGCGATCCGAAGGCCGACCTCTTCCTGCAGCGCGAGAAGGGCTTCATCCACGAGGGTCTGCTGAACTACCTGTCGCTCCTCGGCTGGTCCATCGCCGCCGACCGCGACGTCTTCACGCGTCAGGAGCTGATCGAGGCGTTCGACATCGTGAACGTCAACCCCAACCCGGCCCGCTTCGATCAGAAGAAGGCCGAGTCCATCAACGGGGACCACATCCGGATGCTGGAGCCGGGCGACTTCGCGTCGCGTCTGGTGCCCTACCTCGTCGGCGCCGGCGTGGTCAGCACGCCTCCCACCGACGTGCAGCGCGAGATGCTTGCGAAGGCCGCACCGCTCGTCCAGGAGCGCATGCAGATGCTCGGTGAGGCGCCGGGCCTGCTCGGCTTCCTCTTCCGCGACGTCGAGACCTACGACGAGGATGCTCTCAAGGGGCTGCCCGCGAACGCCGCCGAGGTCCTGGCCGCGTCCATCGACGCACTCGAGGGGGTGCAGGCCGACGCTTTCCGCGCCGAAACCATCCAGGCGGCCCTCGCGGGCTCACTCATCGACGGACTGGGCCTGAAGCCCCGCGTCGCCTACGGGCCCGCCCGCGTCGCGCTCAGCGGCCGTCGCGTTTCGCCGCCGCTCTTCGAGTCGATGGAGCTCCTGGGCAAGGACGTGTCGATCGCGCGTCTCGAGAAGCTGCGGGCGACACGCGGCTGA
- a CDS encoding PTS fructose transporter subunit IIABC — MTEIITAELVSIDEPLGADKRAVIDALAHRVAAQGRATDGARLADDAWAREEKDETGLPGGIAIPHAKSAAVTQASLAFARLNPGVDFGAEDGGADLVFLIAAPDTAAEEHLAVLSKLARSLMRDDFTSGLRAATSADEIVAIVRDAISDAPAAAEAPTSRAEARAAAPSAPAVDDELLIDGRPARIVAVTACATGIAHTFMAADALTATGKKDGVDLTVEPQGSSGYKAIDQRIIDEADAVIFAVDVDVREQARFAGKPVVRSGVKRGIEQPAQMVREAVAAAKNPNAARVPAASGAATASDAAPNSLGGAIRRALLTGVSYMIPFVAGGGLLIALGFALAGYEIANTADGNTVNNAIFTLQNFTLWNLPPEGLVYYLGAAAFQIGQLSFAFLVPALAGYIAYGLADRPGIAPGFVAGAAATFMGAGFIGAIVGGLLAGLAAWWLNRLSVPRWLRGLMPVVIIPLLGSIFASGLLLFVFGGPIAALTKLLNDWLSGLSGAGVILLGVILGLMMCFDLGGPLNKVAYGFATANLAQGIAGDERYLQIMAAVMAAGMVPPLAMALASTVLGRKLFTAPERENGKAAWLLGAAFISEGAIPFAAADVFRVIPAAMLGGAVTGALSMFFGITSRAPHGGVFVFFAIDNFWLWLLSIAIGTVVSAVSVVLLKRYARRRPVEVDAPAVAVTA, encoded by the coding sequence GTGACTGAGATCATCACCGCGGAACTCGTCAGTATCGACGAGCCGCTCGGCGCCGACAAGCGCGCCGTCATCGACGCACTCGCGCACCGCGTCGCCGCGCAGGGGAGGGCCACCGACGGTGCCCGCCTGGCCGACGACGCGTGGGCCCGCGAGGAGAAGGACGAGACCGGGCTTCCCGGCGGCATCGCCATCCCGCACGCCAAGAGCGCCGCGGTGACGCAGGCGTCGCTCGCCTTCGCTCGGCTGAACCCCGGCGTCGACTTCGGTGCCGAGGACGGTGGGGCGGACCTCGTCTTCCTCATCGCCGCCCCCGACACCGCGGCCGAGGAGCACCTCGCCGTGCTGTCCAAGCTCGCGCGCAGCCTCATGCGCGATGACTTCACCTCGGGACTCCGTGCGGCCACGAGCGCCGACGAGATCGTCGCCATCGTCCGTGACGCGATCTCCGATGCGCCCGCCGCCGCAGAAGCGCCCACGTCTCGCGCCGAGGCGCGCGCGGCGGCGCCGTCCGCGCCCGCCGTCGACGACGAACTCCTGATCGACGGCCGTCCCGCACGCATCGTCGCGGTCACCGCGTGCGCCACCGGGATCGCCCATACCTTCATGGCCGCCGATGCGCTCACCGCGACCGGCAAGAAGGACGGCGTCGACCTCACGGTCGAGCCGCAGGGCTCGAGCGGCTACAAGGCCATCGACCAGCGGATCATCGACGAGGCCGACGCGGTCATCTTCGCCGTCGACGTCGACGTCCGCGAGCAGGCCCGGTTCGCCGGCAAGCCCGTCGTCCGCTCCGGTGTGAAGCGCGGTATCGAGCAGCCCGCTCAGATGGTGCGCGAAGCCGTCGCCGCCGCGAAGAACCCGAATGCGGCCCGCGTTCCGGCCGCGTCGGGCGCCGCGACGGCGAGTGACGCCGCGCCGAACTCTCTCGGGGGCGCGATTCGTCGAGCACTGCTCACGGGTGTGAGCTACATGATCCCGTTCGTGGCCGGCGGCGGTCTCCTGATCGCGCTCGGGTTCGCCCTCGCCGGGTACGAGATCGCGAACACCGCCGACGGGAACACCGTCAACAACGCGATCTTCACGCTGCAGAACTTCACCCTCTGGAACCTGCCGCCCGAAGGACTCGTCTACTATCTCGGCGCCGCGGCATTCCAGATCGGACAGTTGTCGTTCGCCTTCCTGGTCCCCGCCCTCGCCGGTTACATCGCCTACGGTTTGGCTGACCGTCCGGGCATCGCCCCCGGTTTCGTCGCCGGTGCCGCGGCCACCTTCATGGGTGCGGGCTTCATCGGCGCCATCGTCGGTGGTCTGCTCGCCGGTCTCGCCGCGTGGTGGCTCAACCGCCTGTCCGTCCCGCGCTGGTTGCGCGGCCTCATGCCGGTCGTCATCATCCCGCTGCTGGGCTCGATCTTCGCGTCGGGGCTGCTGCTGTTCGTCTTCGGCGGTCCGATCGCCGCACTCACGAAGCTCCTCAACGACTGGCTGTCCGGACTCTCCGGCGCCGGCGTCATCCTGCTCGGCGTCATCCTCGGGCTCATGATGTGCTTCGACCTCGGTGGGCCGCTCAACAAGGTCGCCTACGGCTTCGCCACGGCGAACCTCGCGCAGGGCATCGCCGGCGACGAGCGCTACCTCCAGATCATGGCGGCTGTCATGGCCGCGGGCATGGTGCCGCCCCTCGCCATGGCGCTCGCGTCCACCGTCCTCGGCCGTAAGCTCTTCACCGCCCCCGAGCGCGAGAACGGCAAGGCCGCCTGGCTGCTCGGTGCCGCCTTCATCTCCGAGGGCGCCATCCCGTTCGCGGCGGCCGACGTGTTCCGCGTCATCCCCGCCGCCATGCTCGGCGGTGCCGTGACCGGCGCGCTGTCGATGTTCTTCGGGATCACCTCGCGCGCCCCGCACGGCGGCGTCTTCGTGTTCTTCGCCATCGACAACTTCTGGCTGTGGTTGCTGTCCATCGCGATCGGCACCGTCGTCAGCGCAGTCTCGGTCGTTCTGCTCAAGCGCTACGCCCGCCGTCGTCCCGTCGAGGTCGATGCGCCTGCCGTGGCCGTCACGGCATAG